Proteins co-encoded in one Tachysurus fulvidraco isolate hzauxx_2018 chromosome 17, HZAU_PFXX_2.0, whole genome shotgun sequence genomic window:
- the klhdc4 gene encoding kelch domain-containing protein 4: protein MGKKGKKDKKVKGAEKTAAKMEKKVSKRSKKEEEDLETLIAEFQLLDAKKTQVVETVCPPPSPRLNASLSAHPEKDELILFGGEFFNGKKTFLYNDLFFYNIKKNSWVKSDIPNPPPRRCAHQAVVVPQAGGQLWVFGGEFASPNGEQFYHYKDLWVLHLNTQTWEQIKAPGAPSGRSGHRMVLCKRQLIVFGGFHESIRDYIYYNDVHSFNLDTFTWSRLAPSGSAPSPRSACQMTATPDSGGVIIYGGYSKSRAKKDVDKGTIHSDMFLLKKEEQEKWSWSRVNPSGVKPPPRSGFSLAVGPVGRAILFGGVRDEEDEETLEGDFFNDLYLYDINKNRWFPGQLKGNKSEKKKRRRGKKAGVDGGPENEVKQESGEEAEQPKEIVKEIVAEDGTVMTIKQAIPTAQESEDEDEEDEEEEAHLVEPSPRSSAMAAVKHGKLYLYGGMFEVGDRQFTLNDLYGLDLHKMDQWEVLVEMDPKTQEWLEESESEDDGEEEEGKAGGDEEESTEEEEEEEEEEEEESDDDGEDGHPPVKSDESVSEYQSRTEAYWQRLARTNMGPDAKDKKVNKVGLAMAKVFYEEQA from the exons atgggCAAAAAGGGCAAAAAGGACAAGAAGGTAAAGGGAGCAGAAAAGACGGCagcaaaaatggaaaaaaaggtttcaaagaGGTCGAAAAAAGAAGAG GAGGATCTCGAGACTCTAATCGCCGAGTTTCAGTTACTGGATGCGAAGAAAACGCAGGTCGTGGAGACCGTGTGTCCTCCTCCGTCTCCGAG GCTGAACGCGTCTCTGAGCGCACATCCTGAAAAAGACGAGCTCATTCTGTTCGGCGGAGAATTCTTCAACGGGAAAAAG acCTTCCTGTACAACGACCTGTTCTTCTACAACATAAAGAAGAATTCATGGGTAAAATCCGACATCCCGAACCCTCCTCCACGCCGCTGCGCTCACCAG gcggtGGTGGTGCCCCAGGCAGGGGGTCAGTTGTGGGTGTTTGGAGGTGAGTTTGCGTCCCCTAATGGAGAACAGTTCTATCACTACAAAGACCTGTGGGTTCTTCACCTCAACACACAAACCTGGGAACAGATCAA agCCCCTGGCGCCCCCTCTGGCAGAAGTGGGCATCGTATGGTGCTGTGTAAAAGGCAACTCATTGTGTTTGGCGGATTTCATGAGAGCATCAG ggattatatttattataacgATGTTCACTCATTTAACCTGGACACCTTCACCTGGTCCCGATTGGCCCCGTCTGGCTCCGCCCCCTCACCACGCTCGGCCTGTCAGATGACCGCCACGCCTGACTCCGGAGGTGTCATCATCTATGGAGGCTACTCCAAATCT AGAGCCAAGAAGGATGTGGATAAAGGGACGATCCACTCGGACATGTTTCTGTTGAAGAAAGAGGAGCAAG agaAGTGGTCATGGAGTCGCGTGAACCCTTCAGGTGTGAAGCCTCCTCCTCGCTCAGGTTTCTCTCTGGCTGTGGGGCCGGTGGGACGAGCCATCCTCTTTGGAGGAGTGCGTGATGAGGAAGACGAGGAGACGCTGGAGGGAGATTTCTTTAATGATCTTTACCTGTACGACATTAACAAGAACCGCTGGTTCCCAGGACAACTCAAG GGGAACAAGTCGGAGAAGAAAAAGCGGCGGCGGGGGAAGAAAGCGGGAGTAGACGGAGGACCAGAGAACGAAGTGAAGCAGGAGAGCGGCGAAGAAGCAGAACAACCGAAGGAAATCGTGAAGGAGATCGTCGCCGAGGACGGAACGGTGATGACCATAAAACAGGCGATCCCCACGGCCCAGGAGAGCGAGGacgaggatgaggaggatgaggaagaggaggctcATTTGGTGGAGCCGTCCCCGAGGTCGAGCGCCATGGCGGCAGTAAAACACGGGAAGCTGTATTTGTACGGAGGCATGTTCGAGGTGGGAGACCGTCAGTTCACCCTGAACGACCTGTACGGCCTCGACCTGCACAAGATGGACCAGTGGGAGGTGCTGGTGGAGATGGACCCCA AAACTCAAGAGTGGCTCGAAGAATCGGAATCAGAAGATGAcggtgaggaagaggaaggaaaagCAGGTGGAGATGAGGAAGAGTccactgaggaggaggaggaggaggaggaggaggaggaggaggagagtgatgatgatggtg AGGATGGACATCCCCCTGTAAAGTCCGACGAGAGCGTGAGCGAGTATCAGAGTCGGACCGAGGCGTACTGGCAGCGACTGGCTCGAACCAACATGGGCCCCGACGCCAAGGACAAGAAAGTCAACAAGGTGGGGCTCGCCATGGCCAAGGTGTTCTATGAGGAGCAAGCATAG
- the LOC113656571 gene encoding protein kinase C epsilon type-like isoform X1, whose translation MEIITGFFQFLRRKKKNKVKLLRDEKDKTKLIESKQGQTTGEETQPQKIPEEDHMVLDTHCRDITPLSLDHIKEGQKVELSLYLREEVLKENGLEVQLQNKSLQDFEFLKVLGRGRFGKVFLAELRGTDEVFALKLLKKDKILIFRDVLHTMMERRVMIMATDHPYLTQLCCCFQTKDRLCFAMEYMTGGDLAYHIRRLVRFDEACSRFYAAEIISALMFLHRNGIIHRDLKPSNILLDAEGHCKVADFGLCKQGILDGKTTSTFCGTPLYLAPEIIVKREYGASVDWWCLGVIMYEMMVGCAPFVASDRLQLFGSILQDNPDYPCSLSRAAVRILESFLVKCPEARLGCVASQNKEEAIKVHPFFKEIDWVLLEQRKITPPFKPQITTKRDRECFKCQELRITPTDDSVEPLFQYIFNDFSYCNPRY comes from the exons ATGGAAATCATAACGGGCTTCTTTCAGTTTTTGCGGAGG aaaaagaagaacaaagtgAAGCTGTTGAGAGATGAAAAAGACAAGACCAAACTTATTGAAag CAAGCAGGGACAGACAACAGGGGAGGAAACTCAGCCACAGAAAATACCAGAGGAGGATCACATGGTGTTGGACACACACTGCAGAGACATAACACCACTGTCTCTGGATCACATCAAGGAAGGTCAAAAAGTAGAGCTGAGTCTATATCTGAGGGAGGAGGTTTTAAAGGAGAACGGTCTGGAGGTACAGCTTCAAAACAAAAGCCTGCAGGATTTCGAGTTCCTCAAAGTTCTTGGAAGGGGGCGATTCGGTAAGGTCTTTCTGGCTGAACTCAGGGGCACCGATGAGGTGTTTGCACTAAAGCTGCTGAAGAAAGACAAGATCCTTATTTTCAGAGATGTGCTCCACACTATGATGGAAAGACGTGTCATGATCATGGCTACAGATCACCCCTACCTCACACAGCTCTGTTGCTGCTTCCAGACCAAGGATCGCTTGTGCTTTGCTATGGAGTACATGACTGGAGGTGATCTTGCGTACCACATCAGACGCTTGGTTCGATTTGACGAAGCATGCTCCCGGTTTTATGCTGCTGAGATCATCTCTGCTCTCATGTTTCTCCACCGCAACGGGATCATTCATAGAGACCTGAAACCTAGCAACATCCTGTTAGATGCTGAAGGCCACTGCAAGGTTGCTGACTTTGGCTTGTGCAAACAGGGCATTCTAGATGGCAAGACCACCAGCACGTTCTGTGGTACACCTCTGTACTTGGCACCTGAGATTATAGTAAAGCGTGAATATGGTGCATCGGTGGACTGGTGGTGTCTAGGTGTTATCATGTACGAGATGATGGTGGGCTGTGCTCCGTTTGTTGCTAGCGATAGGCTGCAGTTGTTTGGGTCCATCCTTCAGGATAATCCAGACTATCCTTGTTCGCTGAGCAGAGCGGCAGTAAGAATTCTCGAGTCATTCCTGGTCAAGTGTCCAGAGGCTCGGCTTGGCTGCGTGGCATCTCAGAACAAGGAGGAAGCCATCAAAGTACATCCATTCTTTAAGGAGATCGACTGGGTACTTTTGGAACAGAGGAAGATTACGCCGCCTTTTAAACCACAAATTACAACcaaaagagacagagaatgcTTCAAATGTCAGGAGCTCAGGATCACTCCCACTGACGATTCCGTCGAACCATTATTTCAGTACATCTTTAATGACTTCTCCTACTGTAACCCCAGATACTGA
- the LOC113656571 gene encoding protein kinase C epsilon type-like isoform X2, with product MVLDTHCRDITPLSLDHIKEGQKVELSLYLREEVLKENGLEVQLQNKSLQDFEFLKVLGRGRFGKVFLAELRGTDEVFALKLLKKDKILIFRDVLHTMMERRVMIMATDHPYLTQLCCCFQTKDRLCFAMEYMTGGDLAYHIRRLVRFDEACSRFYAAEIISALMFLHRNGIIHRDLKPSNILLDAEGHCKVADFGLCKQGILDGKTTSTFCGTPLYLAPEIIVKREYGASVDWWCLGVIMYEMMVGCAPFVASDRLQLFGSILQDNPDYPCSLSRAAVRILESFLVKCPEARLGCVASQNKEEAIKVHPFFKEIDWVLLEQRKITPPFKPQITTKRDRECFKCQELRITPTDDSVEPLFQYIFNDFSYCNPRY from the coding sequence ATGGTGTTGGACACACACTGCAGAGACATAACACCACTGTCTCTGGATCACATCAAGGAAGGTCAAAAAGTAGAGCTGAGTCTATATCTGAGGGAGGAGGTTTTAAAGGAGAACGGTCTGGAGGTACAGCTTCAAAACAAAAGCCTGCAGGATTTCGAGTTCCTCAAAGTTCTTGGAAGGGGGCGATTCGGTAAGGTCTTTCTGGCTGAACTCAGGGGCACCGATGAGGTGTTTGCACTAAAGCTGCTGAAGAAAGACAAGATCCTTATTTTCAGAGATGTGCTCCACACTATGATGGAAAGACGTGTCATGATCATGGCTACAGATCACCCCTACCTCACACAGCTCTGTTGCTGCTTCCAGACCAAGGATCGCTTGTGCTTTGCTATGGAGTACATGACTGGAGGTGATCTTGCGTACCACATCAGACGCTTGGTTCGATTTGACGAAGCATGCTCCCGGTTTTATGCTGCTGAGATCATCTCTGCTCTCATGTTTCTCCACCGCAACGGGATCATTCATAGAGACCTGAAACCTAGCAACATCCTGTTAGATGCTGAAGGCCACTGCAAGGTTGCTGACTTTGGCTTGTGCAAACAGGGCATTCTAGATGGCAAGACCACCAGCACGTTCTGTGGTACACCTCTGTACTTGGCACCTGAGATTATAGTAAAGCGTGAATATGGTGCATCGGTGGACTGGTGGTGTCTAGGTGTTATCATGTACGAGATGATGGTGGGCTGTGCTCCGTTTGTTGCTAGCGATAGGCTGCAGTTGTTTGGGTCCATCCTTCAGGATAATCCAGACTATCCTTGTTCGCTGAGCAGAGCGGCAGTAAGAATTCTCGAGTCATTCCTGGTCAAGTGTCCAGAGGCTCGGCTTGGCTGCGTGGCATCTCAGAACAAGGAGGAAGCCATCAAAGTACATCCATTCTTTAAGGAGATCGACTGGGTACTTTTGGAACAGAGGAAGATTACGCCGCCTTTTAAACCACAAATTACAACcaaaagagacagagaatgcTTCAAATGTCAGGAGCTCAGGATCACTCCCACTGACGATTCCGTCGAACCATTATTTCAGTACATCTTTAATGACTTCTCCTACTGTAACCCCAGATACTGA